GGGTGACCGACCTCGAGCGTTCCCTGCGCTTCTACCGCGACGGGCTCGGGCTGGTCGAGCGCGGACGCGGCACGATGAGCCACGGCGGCACCTTCGTCGGCCTCGAGGATCCGTCGACCCACTTTCAGCTCGAGTTGAACGTCTATCCGCCGGACTCGCCGTACGCGTCCCCCTACTCGGTCGGGGAGGGGCTCGACCACCTCGGCGTCGAGGTCCCCGACGCCCGGGCGGTCATCGAGCGCCTGCGCGCGATGGGGGCCCGGATCGCGATCGAGCCCTGGCTCGAGCGCGACCGCTACTGGATCGGGTTCGTCGAGGACCCGGACGGGATTTGGATCGAGATCCAGAGCGCCGTGCCCGCGCCGCCTAGCGGGCCTTCAGCACCTTCTTGACGTTCGGGTGCTCCTTGGTGAAGATCTTCCCACCGCAGTTGTCGCACCGCACGCCGAAGAGGTTCGCGTCGGAGGGGAGGGCTTCCCCGCACCGGATGCAGCGGAACATGGAGACCGTTCGAGCGGGCCCGCGGGCTTAAGCCTTGCCGCCGCCGGCGTCCTTCTCCGTTCGCGTGATCGGCGGCGGCGGAGCGAAGACGTAGGCGTTCGAGGCGAAGCGCGTCCCGCACCGCCGGCACTCGAAGATGCCGCTCGCGACCCGGTGGAGCGTCGACGTCGAGCAGCGAGGGCACGGCGCGTTCCGCGATCGGTTCCGGTCGATCTCGAGCACGCGGCGGCGGATCCGGATCCCGTAGCGCGGCCCCATCCAGCCAGTCCGGCCGACCTTCTTCGTCCGCTTGCTCATGCGCCCTTCCCCGTCGCGATCGCGCGCATCCGGTCACCGTGGCGGAACGCCCGCTCGACGACCGACTTCACGTCGTCGGGGGAGAACGCACCGATCAGTCCCTTCTGCATCGCGACGATCTGTCCGGCTTCGTCGGTCGCCACCGTGATCCGACCCTGGCAGGCCCGCTCCTCGTCGAACGTCGGGTCGACGACGATCGCGTCGCCGAGCCGCACGAAGGTGCACTCGACCGGCTGGTGGCGGACTTCGAGGGGAAAATCGGCGTCGGCGATGCCGAAGCGCTGGGCCGGCACGACGGTGTGGGTGAGGGCCGTCAGCGCGGCGAGGAGCGAGGCGTCGATGAGGTTCCCGCCGTGGTCGAGGATGTGAACATCGACGTAGCAGACCCAGCTCTTCTCGCCGGGGGTGACGCACAGCCGCGTCAGGTCGATCGTCTCCGCCGCGCGGATCGCGCGATCGACGACCCGGGAGACCTCGATCGCGCCCGGCTGGGGGGGCCCGGGCTCGAAGATCGGGCTGGAGAGGGGCACGAGCTCGGCGTTCGTGGTCAGCACGCCGGCGTTCGGCGTGTCGGGGAACGGTTTGCCCGGCTCCAGCTTGATGCCCGCGACGGCCGTGGTGTCGCCGATGCGGACGAGCCCCGAGCCGTCCGCGGTCACCACGAAGCCCGGCTCGACCGAGATCGGCCGGTACTCGTCGGCGCCCCGGCCGTCGAGGCGCTTGCCGCTCCCGGCGAGCTCGAGGATGTGCGTCGTCAGGATCTCGGCCGTGACCTCTTCGCTCATGCCGCCGTCTCCGTCGGCGCGCTCGCGTAGCGCTCGCGCAACGCCTGCTTCATGAGGTCGTGGAGGTGGCGGCAGCCGGCGACGCCGAGATCGAGCGCCTGGGCGAGTTCCTCGCGCGTCAGGTGGCCCTCCATCTGGAGGAGCACGAGCCGGCCGGACTGCGGGACGATCGCCATCGGAAGGTCCGCCTCGCCGAAGTTGTCCTCTTCCTTCTTGAGGTCGAGGACGATCGCGCCGCCGGCCTTGCCGACGGCGACCGCGGGCAGGAGGTCGACCATCGGGATGCCCGCGTCCGCGAGCGCGACCGAGGCGGCGACGATCCCCGCGCACCGGGTGCCGGCGTTGGCCTGCAGTACCTCGATATAGACGTCGATGCTCGTGCGGGGGAATTCCTCGACGAACACCACGCTCTCGAGCGCCTCCGCGATCACCTTGCTGATCTCCTGGGATCGGCGGTCGAGGCCGGGCCGCTTGCGCTCGTCGACGCTGAAGGCGGCCATGTTGTACTTGCACTGGATGACGGCCTTCGTGTTCTGCTGGAGGTGGCGAGGGTGCACCTCCCGCGGCCCGTAGACCGCGGCCATCACCTTGTTCGCTCCCCACTCCACGAACGCCGAACCGTCGGCGTGATGGAGCGCCCCCGCCCGGATCCGGATCGCGCGCAGCTCGTCGACGCGTCGCCCGTCGATCCGGAGCCCCTCGGGGCTCAGCAGCACCGGCACCTCCTTGGCTCCCACACTTCCCATCGTTGATACCTCCTGGAACGTCACTCGGTCTCGGTGCCCTCCGAGGGCTCCGGGTCGAGATCGAGGTCGGGGTCCCGATCCTCGGGCGGACTCGAGCGGAACGGGGGCTCGGGAGCGTCCCGCCGCGCGCTCTCGGAGAGCGGGTCGTGCGGGCCCTCCTCGGCCGTGGGCCCGGTCGAGCGCAGGTAGCTATCGACCCGCTCGGTCAGCCCGCTGCGGTGGCCCTCTTCGTCGATCATGCGGAGCACGTCGCGGACCCGCTCGATCGCGGCGGGATCGCCGTCGACCCAGATCCGGCCGTTCTCCCCGACGACCATCTTCGCGCCGGTCCGCTGGAGGATCGTCTGGATCATCGAGCCGCCCCGCCCGACGACCCGGGGGACGCGGGCCGGCGAGATGCTGACGATCGTGCCGCCCTCGAGCTTGCCGAGTCCCTCGCCGTTCATCGTGACGCCGATGCGCCCGGTCGCGTCCAGGTTCTCCACCTGCACCACGACCGCGTCCCCGACCCGCAGGAACTGCTCGGTCTCGCCGACCTCGATCTTCCACGGTGTCCCGGTCATGTGCAGCGGCGCCCAGCGCGGCGCGCCGATGTCGAGCAGCCAGAAGGTGCCCTGCACGTCCGTGACGGTTCCGAGGACGACATCGGTCGGCTTCGGGATGTAGCGCCCCGACAGTGGGATCACCCGGACGAACGGCGGTCGCGGCGACAACAGGCCCAGGACGCTCGCGTAGACGCGTCCGCCGACGCGGTAGGTTCCCGGACCGGGCTTGAGGCCGCGGCTCGGGAGCTCCTCCCCGGGTAGAACTAGAGTACGGCCCCCCGCGACCGGCGGGGCCGAGCCCTCGCGGCCGTGCCGGCGGGGGCCGGGACGATGACCTCGAGCCATTGTACGTGCTGCACCGGGCCGCGCGACGGAGGTGGCCTATTTAACTAACGCGGTCTCGGCGGCGCCGCGCGTGCGCGCGTTGAGCCTCTCGTAGAGCTCCGTCTGCACACCGGCGGGGATCTCCAGGATCCCGCTCCACGAGCCGTCGCCCAGCCACTGCTCGTCGAGCAGCCGGCCGAGCCCCTTCAGGTCGCCGATCACCCGCGGGTAGTGCTGCGCGGGGAGCTTCACGCGGACCTTCACGACGTCCAGGCGGATCGGCAACAGCGGGCGGAGTTTCGCGAGGACCTCCTGCACCTGCGCATCGACGGGCCGGAACGGGTCGACGTGGACCTTCGCCTCGACCATCGCGGCCTCGATCCGCGCGCTCGGGTGCGGGGCGCCGGTCTGCGGGTTCATGGCGTTGCGGGCGATGGTCGCGACGATCTGCCGCCGCTTCGCCTCCTGCAGGCGGTGCCGCTGCTCCGTGGTGATCTGGACCTCGCCCTTCAGCACGATCTGCTTGGCGATCTCGGCAAGGCTCCGCGTGTGGAACGTCCGCTCCAGGTGCTCCTCGGAGATCTTGTCGCCCTTCTTCGCGTCCTTGAAGACCTGGTCGAGGGCCAGCTTGTCGGCGAGATCGACAACCTTGCCGTCCTTGATCGCCTGGACGGCCTCGGGGTCGACGAGGACCTCGAAGCGCGAGCCGCCGGTCTCCCAGCGGGCGATCACCGCATCCTCGACCTTGACCATCGGCGCCTCTCCCGGCGCGCCGCCCGACTAGGACTTCGCGCCCTTGCCGGCGGAGCCGGTGCCGGGGAGCCGCGCGACGTACTTCTGGATGTCGTCCGTGGCCAGGCGGACCATCCCCCGGGCGGGCTCGACCGTGCAGACCTCGACCTGGGCGAGGCTCCCGCCCTCGTCGAGCCCTGCTCGCAGGCCCTCGAGCGCGAGCAGGATCGCACCGTCGCGGTCCAGGCCCGCGCGGTACTTCTGCTCGAAGAGGTCCATGACCGGCCCCTTGTTGCCGCCGGTGCTCGCCGCACGGAAGCTCGTCAGCGAGCCGGACGGCTCCGTCTCGAACAGGTGGATTCCCGTGTCGTCGTAACCGCCGACCAACAGGGCCGTGCCGAACGGTCGGACCCCACCGAACTGGGTGTACTGCTGCTTGTAGTCGCAGATGCGCCGAACGAGGAGCTCGACCGCCATCGATTCCGCGTAGGTCACGCGGTTCACCTGGGCGACCAGCCGCGCGTAATCGACCAGCACCCGCGCATCCGCGACCAGGCCGGCGGTCGCGCAGGCGACGTGCTCGTCGATCTCGTGGATCTTCTCCAGGCTCGCGGCCTCGGCCAGCTTCGGGTTCGGTATCCGCCGGTCGGCGATCAGGACCACCCCATCGGCATAGACGACGCCGGCGGTCGTCGCGCCGCGGCGGACCGCCTCGCGCGCATACTCGACCTGGAACAGTCGACCGTCGGGAGAGAAGACCGTGATCGCCCGGTCGTAGGCCATCTGGCCGGGTTGCATCTCCATCGGTGCGCCTCGCGGCGGGCACTCGGGTCCCCTTTATAACGGGGCCCCGGGCAGTAACGCGGCCGATAGCCGGTTACGCCTCGTCGCTCGGGCGTCGGCGTGCCGGTCGCGCCGCGTCGACAAGGGTAAGAGCGCCGCGTGGCCGTACCGGCCGTGACGGAGCCGGAGCCCGCGCCCCCCGATCGGAGTCGAGGGTCCTCGCGGCTCGCGCGCGAAGGCTCCTCCTACCTCCGCGCCGCCGCCGAGCAGCCGATCGACTGGTATCCGTGGGGCCCTGAGCCCTTCGAGCTCGCGCGGCGCACCGGTCGTCCGATCCTCCTCGACATCGGAGCCTCCTGGTGCCACTGGTGCCACGTGATGGACGAAGGTACCTACTCCGACCCCGAGGTCGCGCGCCTGCTCTCCACGCACTTCGTCGCCGTGAAGGTCGACCGCGATCAGCACCCGGAGGTCGATCGGCGCTACCAGCGCCAGGTCGGAGCCCTGACGGGTGAGGGCGGTTGGCCGCTCACCGGCTTCCTCACGCACGACGGGGAAGTGTTCCTCGGCGGGACCTACTTCCCGCCGACCGACGGCCACGGGCGCCCGGGCTTCCGACGGGTCCTGAAGGAGGTCGCGCGCCTCTGGCAGGAGGAGCCCGAGCGGATCCGCGAGAACGCCGAGGGGATCCGGGGCGCGCTCGAGCGGATGCGCGCCCGGCGCGCGCCCCGCGAGGTCGCGCTCGTCGAGTTCATCGGCGCGGTACGAGCGGATCTGCTGTCGTCGTACGACCCGGTCCACGGCGGCTTCGGGGGTGCCCCGAAGTTCCCGCATCCGACCGGAGTCTCCCTACTGCTCTGGGATGCGTTCGCGAACGGCGTGGCCGCCAGCGCCGACCGGGCCCGCGACACGCTCGTGCGCATGGCGGAGGGCGGCGTCTACGACCAGATCGGCGGAGGATTCCACCGCTACTCGGTCGACGAGGGATGGCACATCCCGCACTTCGAGAAGATGGCGGTCGACAACGCGGCCCTCCTCGGCGCCTACGTCGAGGGGGCGCAACGCTTCGCCGAACCTCGGCTCGAGCAGACGGTCGGTGGGATCCTCGGCTGGGTCCGCGGCGTCCTCGCGGACCCCGCGGGCGGCTTCGGCGCCAGTCAAGATGCCGACAATGCCCCGGGCGACGATGGGGACTACTTCACATGGAGCCGCGCAGAGCTGAAGGAAGCGCTCGCGGGGGACGAACTGCGCTTCGCCACCCGGCTGTTCGGGATCGGCACCGACGGCCGGATGCCCCACGACCCCGAGCGCAACGTCCTCTTCCGCGCGATCCCCACCGCCGAAGCCGCGAGTGGGCTCACGCTTTCCGGTCCCGCGGAGGCGGTGCTCGCGCGGGTCATCGAGCGCCTGGCCGCGCGGCGGGCGCTCCGGCCGACGCCCTCCGTGGACCGCGCCCTGTACGCCGACCTCAACGGTCGGTTCATCGGCGCCCTCGCCCGGGCCGGGTCGCTCGCGAGCGACCCCACGGTGCTCGCGGACGCCCGGCGCGCCGCGGACCGCTTCCTGCGCGAGGCGGTGCGTCCGGGCGAGGGCGCCGCCCACCGGCTCGACCCGTCCGGCCCGAGCGGCTGGGGTCTGCTCGAGGACCAGGTCGCGGTGGCGGGCGGGCTCGTCGAGCTCGCGGGAGCGACGGTCGACCCGCGCTACGTCGCACCGGCGATCGCCCTTCTCGAGCTCGTCGACCGGGAGTTCCGCGGCGAGGACGGGCTCCTGCGCGACATCGCCCCCCGTCTCTACGACGGCGCGGAGATGCCGTCGCTCGCCGTCCCGAGCTACCCGCTCGAGGACAGCCCCCACCTGGCCGCGAACGCCGCCGCCGCGCTCGCCGGCTATCGATTGTCCTCGCTGGTCCACGACGAGCGCTGGCGCGCGACGGCCGATGCGCTCCTTCCGCCGATCGCCACGCGGATCGCCGGGGCCGGCCTGTTCGCGGCCGGCTCGGCGCTCGCCGCCGGCCTCTCGATGACGGAGCCGGCGACGGTCGTCATCGAGGGCGAGGGCGCCGCCGCGGATCGACTGGTGACGGCCGCGCGCCGGGCCTGGCACCCGAACGTCTGGGTCTTCCGCGGGACCCCGCCCGAGCCGTTCTCGCTGCCCGAGGCGCTCCGCGTCGCCGAACGGCCGAAGGAAGCCCGGGCGCTCGTCTGCTTCGGATCCGCGTGCGCGCCCCCGATCACGGAGCCCTCCGAGATCGCGCCGCGGCTCGCGCGGGGACGGGCGAGCGGGTGAGGACGGGGCCGAGGTCGGTCCCGTCGAGCAGATAGGCGCGGGCCCGGCCGAGGGACAGGAACCGGCCGACCAGGAACGAGCGGCCCCGCGCCGGCCGCTCCCGGTTCAGCGCTTCGAGCCCGGCGAGCGGATTGAAGGCGGGCACCACGACGATCTCCTGCGCACGGATCTCCGCGTGTCGTCGCCCTCTCCGGTTCCCGCGCGGTGGCGGGTCCCGCTCCACGCGCACCCAGCACGGACGCTTCCCGAGGGGGTGCTCCGGCGTGGGTGCCAGTCGGAACCCGGGATGGAGGTGGCCCGTCACGAGCCGAGCGCAGGCCAGGACCTCGTTCGAGGGCCAGCGGTGGCCGTGGAAGACGCCGGTGCCGGCCCGCACCGTTCCCGTCGGACCATGCACCTCGACCTCGCGCGGTAGATGGGGGACGAGTCCGACGTCGTGGTTGCCCAGGATCACCCCGACCGCGGCGCTCGCCCCGAGGAGCCGGGCGAAGAAGTCGAAGAGGACCGGCCGCAGGGTGCGCGGCACCCCGACGATCGGGTGCTTTACGTCGCCGGCGACGAGCAATCGTTCCGCCCGGGAATGGTCGAGAAGGCCGAGGAGCCGGTCCGCGAGCTCATCGGCGGACCCCCCCGGGGGACCGCCGGGCCGCTCCGCCGTGCCCCCGAGGCCGAGGTGAAGGTCGGCGACCACGAGCGTCGGCCCACCGTCGTGGGGCCCGCCCAGGAGCAGGGCGGGGGCGTCCGGCACCGGTCGCGCGGGGCCGTCGACGGTGGGAGCCCGGCGGTTCGCGCGCGCCACGGCCCGGACCCCCGACCCCCGAGGACGTGCAGCGGGTCCGCTCTTATAGACGGCCCAGATGGATATCTCGAGGTTCGTCGATGCCCCGGTCCCGAGAGCGCTGGATCGAACAGGTCCGCGAGACGCTCGAGCGGGCCGGCTTCTACGTGTCCGACACGCACGGGGTCCGGCCGTCGAGCTTCGATCTCGCCGCCCGCCGCGACGCCACGCTCCTGCTCGTCAAGGTGCTCAAGAACATCGACGCGCTCGATGGCGAAGAGGCCACCCGGCTGCTCGAGCTCGGTCGCCTGTTCCCGGCGATCGTGCTCGTGGTCGGCCAGGCGTCCGGCACCTCGGAGCTCGACGCCGGCGTCGTCTACACCCGCTATGGGGTCCCGATCATCAGCCAGTCGACCCTCCAGGAGTACCTCGACAAGGCGCTCCCGCCCTTCCTGTACGCGAGCCCCGGCGGAACGTTCGCCCGGGTCGATGGCGAGCGGCTAAGGTGGCTGCGCCTGCACCGCGGGCTCTCGCTCGGCGCGCTCGCCGGCATCGCGGGTGTCTCGCGTCGGGCGATCCAGCTCTACGAGGAGGGCGCCGGCGCGGAGATCGAGGTGATCGACCGGATCGAGGGATTCCTGGGCGAGCCGATCGTCCGTCCGATCGAGCTGTTCGAGCCGAAGCGGCCGAGCGCGCGCCTGGCCGGCGGGGCGAGCGACCCCGAGGCCACGGGCGTCGCCCCGGCCCCACGGCGACCGCCGCGGACCGGCGACGCCCTGCGGGACCACGTGATCGAGCAGCTCGACGGCATGGGCCTCGAGGTCGTCGTGACGGTGCGGGCCCCGTTCGACGCCCTGGCGCGCACGCCGGAGATCCTGCTCGCGTCGACCGGCAGCCTGCGCGCCGCGCTCCACCGCGCCGAGGTGCTGCAGAGCCTCGCGCGCGTCGCGGAGGGCCACGCGATGTTCATCGTTCGCGAGGCGGTCCACCGCGCCTCGATCCAGGGCCTTCCGATCCTGTCGGTGAACGAGCTCAAGCGCCACCGCGATCCGGACGACTTCCTCGACGAGATCGCCGCGCGCGAAGGCCGGTGATCGCCGAACCGCTCGGTCCCGGTCGCGCGCTCCTCCTGGTGGGGGCCGTGCGGGGCCTCGAGTCGGAGAGCCCGCGTGTCCTCGCCGCCGTCGATGGCCACGCCCCGACCGCGGTCGGGATCGGCCTGTCGACCGAGGAGGTGGCGAGCCTGCGCCGCTACTTCGTCGCGTCGGACGCCGAGCCGGTCGTCCCGCTCACCTCCAACGAGACCGGGGAGGTCCGGGGCCTCTCCCGCTTCGGCCGCGTGCGCGTGCCGAACCCGTCGTTCATCGACCTGATCGCCTGGGCCGACGAACGCGCGCTACCGATCGAGGCGCTCGACCCGAGCGAGGACGCGAGCGCCGAGATGTTCGCCGAGCACATCGGGTACGTCGAGCTCGTCCGACGCACCGTGCGCGAGCGCTCGACCGGCCGCAATCCGCCGGCCCCTTCGAGCCCGGACGAGTTCGCGCTCGCCTGGGACCAGAGCGTGGCGGGCGGACGGGGATCCCGTGCGTTCGCGCGCTCGCGAGACGGGCATCTCGTCCGCGGGGCCCGTCGGCTCGCGCAGGGGCGGGGCCGGATCGCGGTCGTGGTGGACCGGGAGCGTTTCCCGCTCGTGCGCGAGCTCCTCACGGGCCGCGAGCCCGAGCGCCTCGGCGACCCGTAGGCCACCGCGCGACCCGTCGCTCAGTCGCCGTCGTCCCGCGCGAGGACCCGCTCGAGCGTGGTGCGCGCCAGGCGGCGGAACTCGTCGAGCGAGCCCTCGTTGACGATCATCCCGTCGGCCAGCGCGAAGGCGTTGCCGATCCCCCACTTGAGCTCCCGCCGGTCCCGGTCGTAGAAGTCCTGTAGGTCGACGTCGTCGGAGCGCTGGCGGGCGCTCAGGCGATTGTACCGGGTCTCGGGCGACGCGAAGATCCCGAGGACGAACAGGTCGCCGAAGTGGTGGCGGAAGACCGAGATCTCGCTGTCCGACCGGCAGCCGTCGACGAGCATCCGGGTCTCGGTCAGCTTCGGGAGGGCCCGCTGCGCCCAGACCCCGGGGCCGTGCTTGTCGCGCTCCTCCGAGGCGACCCGGCCGACGTTGGCGTTCGTGAGCCCGAGCCCGCGGCGCCGGGTCTCGTCGCGCACGAGGTCGCCCATCTTCAGGGTCGCGAGCCCCATGCCACGCGCGACCTCGATCAGCTCGTCCTTGCCCGAGCCGGGCATGCCGACCGTGACGATCAGTTTCATGGCGCGCGGGAGCCGGCGTCGGCCGGGGGCGGAGGCGGCGGCGCACCGCCCAGGTTCCCGGCGACGTCCTTCTCGGTGACCAGCTGGAGCCGGTCGGCGCGCTGTCGGTACGCGAGCGCCTCCTGCTCCTGGAGCCGGGCGCTCTCCAGGTACCGGTCCACCTTGACCTTGAGTTCGGCGGTCTTCTGCGTCTTCTGCGCGGCCTTGAGCTCGAGGGCCCGCGCCTTGTGCTGGCGGTCGACGACCTTCTGCTGCAGCTTGCGGACCCGGTAGTGGAGGTTGGTGACGTCGGAGCCGACGGGCGCCCCGCCGGCGCGGCTCGTGCCGGCCTCGATGTCCCGTTCGTGCTGCTTCATCTGCTGCTCGATCTCGGGGATCTCGGCGAGCACGCGCTGGGCCTTCTCCCGCAGCACTGTCGACTGGTGGCGGAGCCGCTCGATCTTGGTGTTGATCCGCGAGGCGCGCTGCTGGAAGCGCGCGGCGAGCCGGTCGTGGTGGGCGGAGCGCTCGCGCAGCTTGGTGATGTCCGCGTAGCCCTGGCCCAGCCAGCGCGACTGGCGATGCTGGAGCGGCGTCAACCCGCTCGTGGGCGGTGGGGCGCCTCCGCCGGCGGCCATCGATGGGGAACTACGTCGGAGCGAGGTATATCCGTTGTTCGGTCAAACCGAACGACGCACGGTGGCCGGTCACGCGCGAGGCGGGCGCGGCGGCAGGATCGCCGGCCGGATCCGCGCGGCGAGCTCGCCGACCGGCAGGCGCTCCTGTGCCTTCGAATCTCGGTCGCGCAGCGTGACCGTGTCCCGGTCGGGACCGTCGGCGACCGTCCGGCCGTCCACCGTCACGCAGAACGGCGTGCCGGCCTCGTCCATCCGGGCGTAGCGCCGGCCGATCGCCCCCGCATCATCGTATCCGCTCGCGATGCCGGCTGCGGCGAGCCCGTCGGCGACGCGGAGCGCGTAGGCGGCGTGCTCCTTTTCCATCAGGGGAAAGACGCCGGCGGCGAGCGGCGCAAGGTACGGCGGCAGGTGCCAGACCGTCCGCTCGCCCTCCCGCGCCAGGTGGACGTCGGCGAGCGCCCAGACGTTGCGGTCGACCCCGAAGGTGAGCTCGAGGACGTGCGGGAGCACCTTGGCGCCTCCGTGGAGCGTCACGGAGAGGTCGCGGCCCGAGCCCTGCCCGTGCCGGGAGAGATCGTAGTCGCCCCGGTAGTGGACGGCGCCGAGCTCCTTGAAGCCGCCCAGGCTCTCCAGCTGGACCTCGACGTCGAACTGGATCCGGTTGTAGAACGCCCGTTCGCTGTCGGATTTCTCGAACAGGCGGATCCTCTCGGGGGGCACGCGCAGCACGTCGCGGAAGAAGCGGAACGTGTGGACGAGGTGGTAGACGTAGAACTCGGGCAGGCCCCCCGGGCCCGCGAGCTCGCCGGCGGCGACCCACTCCGGCGTTTCCTCCCCGGCCGTGCGTCGCGCGACCCGCAGGAGCGGGAGCCGCTCGTCCCGGACCCGCTCGAAGGGCAGGGGGAAGTGGGCGGGGTCGAAGAAGATCTGGAGCTCTGCCTGCGTGAACGCCCTCATCCGGAACAGGACCTGCCGCGGCGCGATCTCGTTGCGGTAGGCCTTCCCGACGACCGCGATCCCGAGCGGGAGGGCCCGGCGGCCGACGTCCCACATCCGGGCGAACGCGAGATAGCTGCTCTGGGCGGTCTCGGGCCGCAGGTAGGCCCGCTCCTTTCCGGTGACGCCGAAGTCGACGCCGAACATCAGGTTGAACGAGCGGGGGACGCTGAGCGCGCTCGAGCCGCAGTTCGGGCACTTGAGTTCTCGGGCGTGCACGATCTCGCCGATCTCCACGGGCGAGAGCCCGTCGACGCCCTCGGGTCGCACCTTCTCTAGGATCGTCTCCGCCCGGAAGTGGGCATGGCAGTTCTCGCACGTGATCTCGGGGTCGGTGAAGTTCTCGAGATGGCCCGACGCGCGGACGACGGCCTCGGGCAGGATCTCCGCCGGCTCGATGACGTGATAGTCGTGCGAGAGCCCCGCGAACCAGGCGACCCAGGCCTCCTCCACCCGCCGCTTGAGCGCGGCACCTAGGGGCCCGTAGTCGTAGAGGCCCTGCGCGCCCCCGTAGATCTCGGCGGTGGGCCAGAGCACGCCGCGACGGCGCAGCAGCGCGAACAGTTCGTCGCTCTTCATCCGGCGCCTCCGGCGCGGACGGGCCGGGGCGCGACCGGGACGATAAGATGTTCGGTGGTGCGCGTGACGACCTGGTAGGCCGGGTCGTCGGGCGGCAGCCGCAGGACGAGGGGCCGGACCGGCGTGCCGGGCGCCACCCGTGCCGCCTCGGGTTCACCGAGCCAGCGCCACGGCTCCACGAGCGCGCTGCGCGCGAGGAACGCGGCGGAGACCGGCCGCCGTCGCAGCCGGGTCGCGACGTACGCGAACTCGAGCTCGCGCCAGATCGACGGCGCGTGGAACATCGCGTTGTCGGTGCCGAGCAGCATCGAGACCCCGAGCCGCTCCATCGCTCGCAGGTCCGGCTGGCGGCCGAACAGCGCATTCGATCGGGGGCAGACGGCGACCGCGACGCGCGCGTCGCGCACCGCTGCCAGATCGTCCGGGGTCGCATGCGCGAGATGGATAACGAGGTCCGGTCGTGGACGGAGGAAGGAGTCCGGGGCTTCGCGCCGGGCCTCGCTGGCGTGCAGTCCGAACGGCTTACCCGCCCGCCGACACGCCCGCGCGACGGTGTCGCGCGTCGCGAGGGACTCCTCGAGCGCGCTCGAGAGCCCCACGCCGTCCCCCACCGCCAGCAGCCCCGCGAGCTCCCGCGGGTCGACGGGGCGGGCGATCGGGCGGCCGAGGATCACGACCCGCAGCCCCGACGTCCGCGCGGCCTCGCGCAGGAGCCGAACGCCCGCGACGCC
This window of the Thermoplasmata archaeon genome carries:
- a CDS encoding VOC family protein — translated: MGFVYTGLRVTDLERSLRFYRDGLGLVERGRGTMSHGGTFVGLEDPSTHFQLELNVYPPDSPYASPYSVGEGLDHLGVEVPDARAVIERLRAMGARIAIEPWLERDRYWIGFVEDPDGIWIEIQSAVPAPPSGPSAPS
- a CDS encoding DNA-directed RNA polymerase subunit P; its protein translation is MFRCIRCGEALPSDANLFGVRCDNCGGKIFTKEHPNVKKVLKAR
- the rpl37ae gene encoding 50S ribosomal protein L37ae (structural models have indicated that the folded zinc-finger motif interacts mainly with domain III of 23S rRNA, whereas the amino-terminal region of L37 interacts primarily with domain II), with protein sequence MSKRTKKVGRTGWMGPRYGIRIRRRVLEIDRNRSRNAPCPRCSTSTLHRVASGIFECRRCGTRFASNAYVFAPPPPITRTEKDAGGGKA
- the rrp42 gene encoding exosome complex protein Rrp42, with the protein product MSEEVTAEILTTHILELAGSGKRLDGRGADEYRPISVEPGFVVTADGSGLVRIGDTTAVAGIKLEPGKPFPDTPNAGVLTTNAELVPLSSPIFEPGPPQPGAIEVSRVVDRAIRAAETIDLTRLCVTPGEKSWVCYVDVHILDHGGNLIDASLLAALTALTHTVVPAQRFGIADADFPLEVRHQPVECTFVRLGDAIVVDPTFDEERACQGRITVATDEAGQIVAMQKGLIGAFSPDDVKSVVERAFRHGDRMRAIATGKGA
- the rrp41 gene encoding exosome complex exonuclease Rrp41; the encoded protein is MGSVGAKEVPVLLSPEGLRIDGRRVDELRAIRIRAGALHHADGSAFVEWGANKVMAAVYGPREVHPRHLQQNTKAVIQCKYNMAAFSVDERKRPGLDRRSQEISKVIAEALESVVFVEEFPRTSIDVYIEVLQANAGTRCAGIVAASVALADAGIPMVDLLPAVAVGKAGGAIVLDLKKEEDNFGEADLPMAIVPQSGRLVLLQMEGHLTREELAQALDLGVAGCRHLHDLMKQALRERYASAPTETAA
- the rrp4 gene encoding exosome complex RNA-binding protein Rrp4 — protein: MARGHRPGPRRHGREGSAPPVAGGRTLVLPGEELPSRGLKPGPGTYRVGGRVYASVLGLLSPRPPFVRVIPLSGRYIPKPTDVVLGTVTDVQGTFWLLDIGAPRWAPLHMTGTPWKIEVGETEQFLRVGDAVVVQVENLDATGRIGVTMNGEGLGKLEGGTIVSISPARVPRVVGRGGSMIQTILQRTGAKMVVGENGRIWVDGDPAAIERVRDVLRMIDEEGHRSGLTERVDSYLRSTGPTAEEGPHDPLSESARRDAPEPPFRSSPPEDRDPDLDLDPEPSEGTETE
- a CDS encoding ribosome assembly factor SBDS, which translates into the protein MVKVEDAVIARWETGGSRFEVLVDPEAVQAIKDGKVVDLADKLALDQVFKDAKKGDKISEEHLERTFHTRSLAEIAKQIVLKGEVQITTEQRHRLQEAKRRQIVATIARNAMNPQTGAPHPSARIEAAMVEAKVHVDPFRPVDAQVQEVLAKLRPLLPIRLDVVKVRVKLPAQHYPRVIGDLKGLGRLLDEQWLGDGSWSGILEIPAGVQTELYERLNARTRGAAETALVK
- the psmA gene encoding archaeal proteasome endopeptidase complex subunit alpha encodes the protein MEMQPGQMAYDRAITVFSPDGRLFQVEYAREAVRRGATTAGVVYADGVVLIADRRIPNPKLAEAASLEKIHEIDEHVACATAGLVADARVLVDYARLVAQVNRVTYAESMAVELLVRRICDYKQQYTQFGGVRPFGTALLVGGYDDTGIHLFETEPSGSLTSFRAASTGGNKGPVMDLFEQKYRAGLDRDGAILLALEGLRAGLDEGGSLAQVEVCTVEPARGMVRLATDDIQKYVARLPGTGSAGKGAKS
- a CDS encoding thioredoxin domain-containing protein, which translates into the protein MTEPEPAPPDRSRGSSRLAREGSSYLRAAAEQPIDWYPWGPEPFELARRTGRPILLDIGASWCHWCHVMDEGTYSDPEVARLLSTHFVAVKVDRDQHPEVDRRYQRQVGALTGEGGWPLTGFLTHDGEVFLGGTYFPPTDGHGRPGFRRVLKEVARLWQEEPERIRENAEGIRGALERMRARRAPREVALVEFIGAVRADLLSSYDPVHGGFGGAPKFPHPTGVSLLLWDAFANGVAASADRARDTLVRMAEGGVYDQIGGGFHRYSVDEGWHIPHFEKMAVDNAALLGAYVEGAQRFAEPRLEQTVGGILGWVRGVLADPAGGFGASQDADNAPGDDGDYFTWSRAELKEALAGDELRFATRLFGIGTDGRMPHDPERNVLFRAIPTAEAASGLTLSGPAEAVLARVIERLAARRALRPTPSVDRALYADLNGRFIGALARAGSLASDPTVLADARRAADRFLREAVRPGEGAAHRLDPSGPSGWGLLEDQVAVAGGLVELAGATVDPRYVAPAIALLELVDREFRGEDGLLRDIAPRLYDGAEMPSLAVPSYPLEDSPHLAANAAAALAGYRLSSLVHDERWRATADALLPPIATRIAGAGLFAAGSALAAGLSMTEPATVVIEGEGAAADRLVTAARRAWHPNVWVFRGTPPEPFSLPEALRVAERPKEARALVCFGSACAPPITEPSEIAPRLARGRASG